One window from the genome of Terriglobia bacterium encodes:
- the yajC gene encoding preprotein translocase subunit YajC, translating into MLNAFALPLIIGVIFYLLVFMPMRKRQKKLEALIGALRNGDKVITSSGIYAVVAGVKDKTLILKISDQVKIEVAKSAIAGLQVPEDTSQSV; encoded by the coding sequence ATGCTAAATGCGTTTGCGCTACCTCTGATTATTGGCGTTATCTTTTATCTTCTTGTTTTCATGCCCATGCGAAAAAGACAGAAGAAGCTGGAAGCGTTGATCGGCGCGCTCCGAAACGGCGACAAGGTCATCACCAGTTCGGGCATTTACGCGGTGGTGGCAGGGGTGAAGGACAAGACACTGATTCTCAAGATCAGCGACCAGGTGAAAATCGAGGTCGCCAAGAGCGCGATCGCCGGATTGCAGGTTCCTGAAGACACTTCCCAAAGCGTATAG